The Vibrio tarriae genome includes a window with the following:
- the lepA gene encoding translation elongation factor 4, with amino-acid sequence MKHIRNFSIIAHIDHGKSTLSDRLIQVCGGLSDREMAEQVLDSMDLERERGITIKAQSVTLDYTAKDGQTYQLNFIDTPGHVDFAYEVSRSLAACEGALLVVDAGQGVEAQTLANCYTAIEMDLEVVPILNKIDLPAAEPERVAEEIEDIVGIDAIDAVRCSAKTGVGVDEVLEKIVSAIPAPQGDPDAPLQALIIDSWFDNYLGVVSLVRIKNGSLKKNDKIKVMSTGQTWGVDRLGIFTPKQEDTDSLNTGEVGWVVCGIKDIMGAPVGDTLTLAKNGCEKALPGFKKVKPQVYAGLFPVSSDDYDNFRDALGKLSLNDASLFYEPETSAALGFGFRCGFLGMLHMEIIQERLEREYDLDLITTAPTVVYEVLKTNKEIVYVDSPAKLPAINDIEEIREPIARCNILVPADYLGNVITLCIEKRGTQVDMVYHGNQVALTYDIPMAEVVLDFFDRLKSTSRGYASLDYGFQRFEMSHMVRVDVLLNGDKVDALAIITHRDNSQTRGRQLVEKMKEFIPRQMFDIAIQAAIGNHIIARSTVKQLRKNVLAKCYGGDVSRKKKLLKKQKEGKKRMKQIGNVELPQEAFLAILHVGKD; translated from the coding sequence ATGAAGCACATTCGTAACTTTTCGATTATCGCCCACATTGACCATGGTAAATCGACTCTATCTGACCGTTTAATCCAAGTCTGTGGCGGCTTGAGCGATCGTGAAATGGCCGAGCAAGTTCTTGACTCTATGGATCTGGAACGTGAGCGTGGCATCACCATTAAAGCGCAGAGTGTGACTCTCGACTATACAGCGAAAGATGGCCAAACCTATCAACTGAACTTTATCGACACCCCAGGACACGTTGACTTCGCGTACGAAGTATCACGTTCATTGGCGGCGTGTGAAGGCGCACTGTTGGTGGTGGATGCGGGGCAAGGCGTAGAAGCGCAAACCCTAGCAAACTGCTATACCGCGATCGAAATGGATCTGGAAGTCGTGCCCATTCTGAACAAGATTGACCTGCCGGCGGCAGAGCCAGAGCGTGTGGCGGAAGAGATTGAAGACATCGTCGGTATCGATGCGATTGATGCTGTGCGTTGCTCAGCGAAAACCGGTGTGGGCGTGGATGAAGTTCTCGAAAAAATCGTTTCTGCCATCCCAGCGCCACAAGGCGATCCTGATGCACCGCTACAAGCGCTGATCATCGACTCATGGTTTGATAACTACTTAGGTGTGGTTTCTCTGGTTCGTATTAAAAACGGTAGCCTGAAGAAAAACGACAAGATCAAAGTGATGAGCACCGGCCAAACTTGGGGTGTGGATCGCTTAGGTATTTTCACTCCAAAACAAGAGGATACCGATTCACTCAACACTGGCGAAGTAGGCTGGGTGGTGTGTGGTATCAAAGACATCATGGGCGCACCAGTGGGTGACACCCTGACCTTAGCGAAGAACGGTTGTGAAAAAGCGCTGCCGGGCTTTAAAAAGGTGAAACCTCAAGTGTATGCGGGCTTGTTCCCAGTCTCTTCTGATGACTATGACAACTTCCGTGATGCACTGGGTAAACTGAGCCTCAATGACGCGTCGCTGTTCTATGAGCCAGAAACGTCGGCAGCACTCGGTTTTGGTTTCCGTTGTGGCTTCCTTGGTATGCTGCACATGGAGATCATCCAAGAGCGTTTAGAGCGCGAATACGATCTCGACCTCATCACCACGGCACCAACCGTAGTGTATGAAGTGCTCAAGACCAACAAAGAGATCGTCTACGTTGATAGCCCAGCTAAACTGCCAGCCATCAACGATATCGAAGAGATCCGCGAGCCGATCGCGCGTTGTAACATTCTGGTTCCTGCGGATTACCTGGGTAACGTGATCACTCTGTGTATCGAGAAACGAGGTACTCAGGTGGACATGGTTTACCACGGTAACCAAGTGGCGCTGACTTACGACATCCCGATGGCTGAAGTGGTTCTGGATTTCTTTGACCGCTTGAAATCCACCTCTCGTGGCTACGCGTCACTGGATTACGGTTTCCAACGTTTTGAAATGTCGCACATGGTACGTGTGGATGTGCTGCTCAACGGTGACAAAGTGGACGCCTTGGCGATCATTACCCACCGCGACAACTCGCAAACCCGCGGTCGTCAATTGGTTGAGAAGATGAAAGAGTTCATTCCTCGCCAGATGTTCGATATCGCGATCCAAGCGGCAATCGGTAACCACATCATTGCGCGCTCTACCGTGAAGCAGTTACGTAAAAACGTACTGGCGAAATGTTACGGTGGTGACGTGAGCCGTAAGAAGAAACTGCTGAAGAAGCAGAAAGAAGGTAAGAAACGGATGAAGCAGATCGGTAACGTTGAGCTGCCACAAGAAGCGTTCCTTGCCATTCTGCATGTCGGCAAAGACTAA
- the nadB gene encoding L-aspartate oxidase, whose protein sequence is MNADREHQCDVLVIGSGAAGLSLALQVAQYGKVIVLSKGPRSEGATFYAQGGIAAVFDESDSIESHVQDTLIAGAGICDEQTVRFIAEHAKECVQWLIDGGVPFDKEEDSDNDHPRYHLTREGGHSHRRILHAADATGMAMQTSLQDNAHNHPNITVLERHNALDLITEDKIGGDANKVVGAYVWNRNAEHVETIRAKFVVLATGGASKVYQYTSNPDVSSGDGIAMAWRAGCRVANLEFNQFHPTCLYHPEARNFLLTEALRGEGAYLRRPDGSRFMPDFDERAELAPRDIVARAIDFEMKRLGADCMYLDISHKPADFIEKHFPTIYSRLMDLGIDMTKEPIPIVPAAHYTCGGVMVNPQGQTDLKQLYAIGEVSYTGLHGANRMASNSLLECVVYAWSASQDIIAQLPNASMPESLPAWDESQVTCSDEEVVLQHNWHELRLFMWDYMGIVRTNKRLERAMRRIQLLQQETHEYYSNFRVSNNLLEMRNLLQVAELMVRCAMQRKESRGLHYTLDYPDQLAESGPTILVPEK, encoded by the coding sequence ATGAATGCAGACCGAGAGCATCAATGTGATGTATTAGTCATAGGAAGTGGCGCAGCAGGCTTATCGCTTGCTTTACAGGTCGCTCAATACGGAAAAGTGATTGTATTAAGCAAAGGGCCGCGCAGTGAAGGCGCGACTTTTTATGCACAAGGCGGTATTGCAGCAGTCTTTGATGAATCGGACAGTATTGAATCGCATGTGCAAGACACCTTAATTGCAGGTGCTGGGATTTGTGATGAACAAACCGTGCGCTTTATTGCCGAGCATGCCAAAGAGTGCGTGCAGTGGCTGATTGATGGCGGTGTACCTTTTGACAAAGAAGAGGATAGCGATAACGACCACCCACGCTACCACTTGACCCGCGAAGGCGGTCACAGCCATCGCCGTATTTTGCATGCTGCTGATGCCACAGGGATGGCGATGCAGACGTCCTTGCAAGATAACGCCCACAACCATCCCAACATTACGGTACTTGAAAGACACAATGCGCTGGATTTGATCACTGAAGATAAAATCGGCGGTGATGCCAACAAAGTCGTTGGCGCCTATGTATGGAATCGTAATGCGGAACACGTAGAAACGATTCGCGCCAAATTTGTGGTGTTGGCGACTGGCGGGGCATCTAAGGTGTATCAGTACACCTCTAACCCTGATGTTTCTTCTGGTGATGGCATTGCCATGGCGTGGCGTGCGGGCTGCCGTGTGGCCAACCTAGAGTTCAACCAGTTCCACCCAACCTGTTTATACCATCCAGAAGCACGTAACTTCCTACTTACCGAAGCGCTGCGTGGTGAAGGCGCTTATTTGCGCCGCCCAGATGGCAGCCGCTTTATGCCGGATTTCGATGAACGAGCTGAGCTGGCTCCGCGTGATATCGTGGCACGCGCGATCGACTTTGAAATGAAGCGTTTAGGTGCAGACTGTATGTATCTCGACATCAGCCATAAGCCTGCTGACTTTATCGAAAAACACTTCCCCACCATTTACTCACGCTTGATGGATTTGGGCATTGATATGACCAAAGAACCGATCCCCATCGTTCCTGCGGCGCACTATACGTGTGGTGGCGTGATGGTAAATCCGCAAGGTCAAACGGATCTTAAGCAGTTGTATGCGATTGGCGAAGTGAGCTACACCGGCTTACACGGCGCAAACCGTATGGCATCAAACTCTCTTCTAGAATGCGTGGTATACGCATGGTCAGCGTCACAAGACATCATTGCTCAGTTGCCCAACGCAAGCATGCCAGAGTCACTCCCAGCTTGGGATGAAAGCCAAGTCACCTGTTCTGATGAGGAAGTGGTTTTGCAGCATAACTGGCACGAACTGCGCCTCTTTATGTGGGACTACATGGGAATCGTGCGCACCAACAAGCGTTTGGAACGAGCAATGCGCCGCATTCAGCTACTGCAACAGGAGACCCACGAGTATTACAGCAACTTCCGTGTGTCAAACAACCTCCTCGAGATGCGTAACTTACTGCAAGTCGCTGAATTGATGGTGCGTTGCGCGATGCAACGCAAAGAAAGTCGCGGCTTACACTACACGTTGGACTATCCAGATCAACTGGCAGAGAGTGGCCCAACGATTCTTGTGCCGGAAAAATAA
- a CDS encoding sigma-E factor negative regulatory protein codes for MADKEKLSALMDGEMIDNELILGLAQDQDARDTWKNYHLIGDVLRGEAPIHKEWNIAESVALALENEPAHNPLHHSTNVIDLQQARLEAQPKPQQAKRQLPAWLSQFGQVGIAACVSLAVIFGVQQYGGQSSGVENELPVLQTIPLAGSAEPVSLTRDSVEKHAPDSSMQEQRRRVNALLQDYELQLRLNSENSASHQHPVESVVE; via the coding sequence ATGGCTGACAAAGAAAAACTTTCAGCACTCATGGATGGCGAGATGATCGACAATGAGCTGATTTTAGGATTGGCTCAGGATCAAGATGCACGTGACACGTGGAAAAACTATCATCTGATCGGTGATGTACTCCGTGGAGAGGCACCGATTCACAAAGAATGGAATATCGCTGAAAGTGTCGCCTTGGCGCTGGAAAATGAGCCTGCGCACAATCCGCTACACCACTCAACGAACGTGATTGACTTGCAACAGGCAAGACTCGAAGCGCAGCCTAAACCGCAACAGGCTAAACGTCAGTTGCCTGCTTGGTTGTCTCAGTTTGGTCAAGTCGGTATCGCCGCTTGTGTCTCGTTGGCGGTTATTTTCGGCGTTCAACAGTATGGTGGACAAAGCTCAGGTGTGGAAAATGAACTGCCTGTGCTGCAAACCATTCCTCTTGCTGGAAGTGCTGAGCCAGTGAGTTTGACTCGTGATTCGGTGGAAAAGCATGCGCCAGACAGCAGCATGCAAGAGCAACGTCGCCGCGTAAACGCCTTGCTGCAGGACTACGAACTGCAATTACGCCTAAACAGTGAGAATAGTGCTTCTCACCAACACCCAGTTGAATCGGTTGTGGAATGA
- the recO gene encoding DNA repair protein RecO: MSDGLQRCFVLHRRPYSESSLILDVFSEEYGRVTLMAKGARGKRSNLKGALQPFTPLLLKWSGNGSMKTLRQAEPISLGLPLSGVYLYSAMYINELVDRVLMPEVASPGLFHDYLFALTELAQSTNPEPALRRFELALLAAMGYGVDFLHCAGTGEPVSPDMTYRYREQKGFIASVRRDNLTFLGNELIAISERRFTSKEQLQAAKRFTRLALKPYLGGKPLKSRELFRQTTLPRARSTEE, from the coding sequence ATGTCAGACGGACTGCAACGCTGTTTTGTTCTGCACCGCCGCCCTTACAGTGAATCGAGCTTAATCCTCGATGTGTTCAGTGAGGAGTACGGGCGAGTCACCTTGATGGCCAAAGGCGCGCGCGGAAAACGCTCCAACCTCAAAGGTGCGCTGCAACCTTTCACTCCTTTACTGCTGAAATGGTCGGGCAATGGCTCGATGAAAACGTTGCGCCAAGCCGAACCGATTAGCCTCGGCTTACCGCTTTCCGGCGTCTATCTCTATTCGGCGATGTACATCAACGAGCTGGTGGATAGAGTGCTCATGCCTGAAGTCGCCAGTCCCGGACTATTTCATGATTATCTGTTTGCGCTCACTGAACTGGCGCAAAGCACCAATCCTGAGCCCGCGCTACGCCGCTTTGAACTCGCCTTGCTTGCCGCGATGGGGTACGGCGTAGATTTTCTGCATTGTGCAGGTACGGGTGAGCCAGTTTCACCAGACATGACCTATCGCTATCGTGAGCAAAAAGGCTTTATTGCCTCAGTACGTCGCGATAATCTCACCTTTCTCGGTAACGAGCTCATTGCAATCAGTGAACGGCGTTTTACCAGCAAAGAACAACTGCAAGCGGCAAAACGCTTTACACGTTTAGCCTTAAAGCCGTATCTTGGCGGCAAACCTTTAAAGAGTCGTGAGTTGTTTCGTCAAACAACTCTACCCAGAGCACGGAGTACAGAAGAATGA
- the lepB gene encoding signal peptidase I, which translates to MANTFSLILVIVTLVTGIVWTLEKLVWAKKRQQKQAHLQAQTPDMPASALDKVAAQPWWIENSVSIFPVIAFVLVLRSFIYEPFQIPSGSMMPTLLVGDFILVEKYAYGLKDPVWRTQLVETGKPERGDIVVFKYPVNPQIDYIKRVVGMPGDTVRYSAGKELCIQRQGESECQAVKLSNVQESEFYQNEIPLIQLNELLGKVEHSILVNPLSIDNVANYRPRSGVNEWVVPQGHYFVMGDNRDNSADSRFWGFVPEQNLVGKAVAIWISFEFERAEDSVLPRWIPTGVRFNRVGGIH; encoded by the coding sequence ATGGCGAACACATTCTCACTGATTTTGGTGATCGTAACTCTGGTCACCGGTATCGTCTGGACACTGGAAAAGCTGGTGTGGGCGAAAAAACGCCAACAGAAACAAGCTCATTTACAGGCACAAACACCGGATATGCCAGCCTCAGCGCTGGATAAAGTTGCGGCTCAGCCATGGTGGATTGAAAACAGTGTCTCGATTTTCCCTGTCATTGCTTTTGTGCTGGTACTGCGCTCGTTCATTTATGAGCCGTTCCAAATTCCATCCGGTTCGATGATGCCGACTCTGCTGGTTGGGGATTTTATTCTGGTTGAGAAATACGCTTACGGCTTGAAAGATCCTGTATGGCGCACTCAGTTAGTGGAAACGGGTAAACCTGAGCGCGGTGACATAGTGGTATTCAAATACCCAGTGAATCCTCAGATCGACTACATCAAGCGTGTGGTGGGGATGCCCGGAGATACCGTACGTTACAGCGCAGGTAAAGAGCTGTGTATTCAGCGCCAGGGTGAGAGCGAATGCCAAGCGGTCAAACTCTCTAACGTGCAAGAGAGCGAGTTTTACCAAAATGAGATCCCACTGATCCAACTGAATGAACTGCTAGGCAAGGTCGAGCACAGTATTTTGGTTAACCCATTGAGCATTGATAACGTGGCGAACTATCGACCACGCAGTGGCGTGAATGAATGGGTTGTACCACAAGGGCACTATTTTGTGATGGGTGATAACCGTGACAACAGTGCAGACAGCCGTTTCTGGGGCTTTGTGCCAGAGCAGAATCTGGTCGGAAAAGCTGTGGCTATCTGGATCAGTTTCGAGTTTGAACGCGCTGAAGACAGCGTACTTCCACGCTGGATTCCTACCGGAGTACGATTCAATCGTGTTGGTGGGATCCACTAA
- the acpS gene encoding holo-ACP synthase: protein MIVGLGTDIAEIERVEKALARSGENFARRILTDSELEQFLALKQQGRFLAKRFAAKEAASKALGTGIAQGVSFHDFTISNDALGKPLLSLSGKAAQLAAQLQVVNIHLSISDERHYAMATVILERR, encoded by the coding sequence ATGATCGTTGGACTCGGAACAGATATCGCTGAAATCGAACGGGTTGAGAAAGCGTTGGCGCGCTCAGGTGAAAACTTTGCGCGGCGCATTCTCACAGATTCGGAACTGGAGCAATTTCTGGCTTTGAAGCAACAAGGGCGCTTTTTAGCTAAACGCTTTGCGGCTAAAGAAGCGGCATCCAAAGCCTTAGGGACTGGAATTGCGCAGGGCGTGTCTTTCCACGATTTCACCATTAGCAACGATGCATTAGGTAAGCCCTTACTAAGTTTGAGTGGCAAGGCCGCTCAGTTAGCCGCACAACTGCAGGTGGTGAATATTCATCTTTCCATCTCTGATGAGCGCCATTACGCGATGGCGACCGTGATTCTTGAACGCCGCTGA
- a CDS encoding SoxR reducing system RseC family protein produces the protein MMTALATVTKVVPAQQGFQVTLSCEQQTSCSSCQSSKSCGTGIVSKAFGNKTLFWRLQTIQALEAGEVVEIGLPEKSVLQSAALVYLLPLFFMMLGAWLGDQWLAPMLGFGEGIVILTALLFIALGVWVAKHYAKVLELRSQQQVVLLRKLGIPVA, from the coding sequence ATGATGACGGCATTGGCTACGGTGACCAAAGTGGTACCCGCTCAACAAGGATTTCAAGTGACGCTGAGTTGTGAACAGCAAACCAGTTGCAGCAGTTGCCAATCCTCGAAAAGCTGCGGTACGGGCATCGTCTCTAAAGCGTTTGGTAACAAAACCCTATTCTGGCGTTTACAAACCATACAAGCCCTAGAAGCGGGTGAGGTGGTCGAGATTGGTTTGCCGGAAAAGAGCGTGCTGCAGTCGGCGGCGCTCGTCTATTTATTACCGCTGTTTTTCATGATGCTGGGTGCATGGCTTGGCGATCAATGGCTGGCCCCTATGTTGGGTTTTGGAGAGGGGATAGTGATCCTTACTGCACTGCTCTTTATTGCGCTCGGTGTATGGGTTGCCAAACATTATGCGAAAGTGCTGGAGCTACGCTCTCAGCAGCAAGTGGTTTTGTTACGAAAACTGGGTATCCCGGTTGCCTAA
- the rpoE gene encoding RNA polymerase sigma factor RpoE encodes MNEQLTDQVLIERVQNGDKQAFNLLVLRYQNKVCNLISRYVSNSGDVADVAQEAFIKAYRAIPTFRGESAFYTWLYRIAVNTAKNHIVAQSRRPPASDVDAEEAEFYEGGDALKELSNPENITLSKELKKTVFDAIDALPDDLKTAMTLRELDGLSYEEIAEVMDCPVGTVRSRIFRAREAVEKKIKPLL; translated from the coding sequence ATGAACGAGCAACTGACCGATCAAGTGTTGATTGAGCGAGTTCAGAATGGGGATAAGCAAGCATTTAACCTTTTGGTTTTGAGATATCAAAATAAAGTGTGCAACCTTATTTCCCGGTATGTAAGCAATTCCGGTGATGTGGCTGATGTAGCGCAGGAAGCGTTTATTAAAGCGTATCGAGCCATTCCAACCTTTCGTGGCGAGAGTGCGTTTTACACTTGGTTGTACCGTATTGCTGTTAATACCGCGAAAAATCACATTGTTGCGCAAAGCCGACGCCCACCCGCAAGTGATGTTGATGCTGAAGAAGCTGAATTCTATGAAGGTGGTGACGCATTAAAAGAATTATCGAACCCGGAGAACATTACGTTGTCCAAAGAGTTGAAGAAGACTGTGTTCGATGCAATTGATGCGTTACCGGATGATTTAAAAACGGCAATGACGTTGCGCGAGCTTGATGGCTTGAGTTACGAGGAAATTGCGGAAGTGATGGATTGCCCTGTTGGTACAGTGCGTTCACGAATATTCCGCGCTCGTGAGGCGGTAGAGAAGAAAATCAAACCTCTTCTGTAA
- the rnc gene encoding ribonuclease III produces MTPPMNKLTSKLGYTFKETELLNLALTHRSANGKHNERLEFLGDSILSFVIADELYRRFPKVNEGDMSRMRATLVRGNTLAELGREFDLGDYLKLGPGELKSGGFRRDSILADAVEAIIGAIYLDSDLETARTIVLEWYQCRLEEIKPGASQKDPKTRLQEFLQGRRKPLPVYTVTNIKGEAHNQEFTVACEVAGMDTPVIGKGTSRRKAEQAAAETALEQLTHG; encoded by the coding sequence ATGACACCTCCAATGAATAAATTAACAAGTAAGCTCGGTTATACCTTTAAGGAGACTGAGCTGCTTAATCTGGCGCTGACACACCGCAGCGCCAATGGTAAGCACAATGAACGTCTTGAGTTTCTGGGCGATTCAATTTTAAGTTTTGTCATTGCTGACGAGCTCTATCGCCGCTTCCCGAAAGTGAATGAGGGCGATATGAGCCGTATGCGTGCCACCTTAGTGCGTGGTAACACGTTGGCGGAGCTGGGTCGTGAATTCGATCTGGGAGATTACTTAAAATTAGGTCCAGGTGAGTTGAAAAGCGGTGGTTTTCGCCGTGACTCGATTCTGGCCGATGCCGTAGAAGCCATCATTGGTGCGATCTACCTCGATAGTGATTTAGAAACCGCGCGCACTATTGTGCTGGAGTGGTATCAATGTCGCCTTGAGGAGATCAAACCGGGCGCATCACAAAAAGACCCAAAAACTCGCTTACAAGAGTTTTTGCAAGGCAGAAGAAAACCGCTGCCCGTCTACACTGTGACTAATATTAAAGGTGAAGCGCACAACCAAGAATTTACGGTTGCGTGTGAAGTTGCAGGTATGGACACACCTGTGATCGGTAAAGGCACCAGCCGCCGCAAGGCAGAGCAAGCGGCTGCAGAAACGGCTCTGGAGCAATTAACTCATGGCTGA
- the era gene encoding GTPase Era, which translates to MADQEFDIDAYFASRSEGQTAISTPEDQHCGFVAIVGRPNVGKSTLLNNLLGQKISITSRKPQTTRHRIMGVETEGKYQAIYVDTPGLHIEEKRAINRLMNRAASSSLSDVNLVLFVVEGTHWTADDEMVFNKLQKANFPVVLCVNKVDQVKDRNEVMLHMLELSKRMPFVDIVPISAKQGKNTDVLKKHVREHLPKAVHHFPEEYVTDRSQRFMASEIVREKLMRFTGEELPYSVTVEIERFDYNPDTDGFHINALILVERIGQKKMVIGKNGEKIKTIGREARLDMEELFGRKVYLETWVKVKSGWADDERALRSLGYIDDL; encoded by the coding sequence ATGGCTGATCAAGAATTTGATATCGATGCATACTTTGCTTCTCGCAGCGAAGGCCAAACGGCGATATCGACACCAGAGGACCAACACTGCGGCTTTGTCGCGATTGTCGGTCGTCCTAACGTGGGTAAATCGACCCTGCTCAATAACCTGTTAGGGCAGAAAATCTCGATTACTTCGCGTAAACCGCAAACTACTCGCCACCGTATTATGGGTGTTGAGACGGAAGGCAAGTATCAAGCCATTTACGTGGATACTCCGGGATTGCACATTGAAGAAAAACGCGCCATCAACCGTTTGATGAACCGCGCGGCATCAAGCTCACTGAGTGATGTCAACTTAGTGCTGTTTGTGGTGGAAGGGACTCACTGGACCGCTGACGATGAGATGGTGTTCAACAAGCTGCAAAAAGCCAACTTCCCGGTGGTGCTTTGTGTGAACAAGGTCGATCAGGTCAAAGATCGTAACGAAGTGATGCTGCACATGCTGGAGCTTTCTAAGCGCATGCCGTTTGTCGATATCGTACCGATTTCCGCTAAACAGGGGAAAAACACCGATGTGCTGAAAAAGCACGTTCGTGAGCACCTGCCGAAAGCCGTGCACCATTTCCCTGAAGAGTATGTGACGGATCGTTCACAGCGCTTTATGGCCTCTGAAATCGTGCGTGAAAAGCTGATGCGTTTTACGGGCGAAGAGCTGCCGTATTCGGTGACTGTGGAAATCGAGCGTTTCGATTACAACCCAGATACCGATGGCTTCCACATCAATGCTCTGATCTTGGTTGAACGTATCGGCCAGAAGAAAATGGTGATTGGTAAAAACGGCGAGAAGATCAAAACCATCGGCCGCGAAGCGCGTCTCGATATGGAAGAGCTGTTTGGCCGCAAAGTTTACCTAGAGACTTGGGTGAAAGTGAAATCCGGTTGGGCGGATGATGAGCGCGCCCTGCGTTCACTCGGCTATATCGACGATCTCTAA
- the rseB gene encoding sigma-E factor regulatory protein RseB, with the protein MKKLLISALTLFCVNSTTAFAEEESAEALLYQMNEASQHLNYELSYILVKKNSIEPLLYRHARQDDQQLAHLVYLSGPVREVIRRGDEVSYIEPGVEPFTIESGNMVAPTIPMLNTDVAELSRYYDFVKVGRAREAGAACQVLRVVPKDGLRYSYVVWVDEKSHLPLRADLLDRDGEVLEQYRTISFSVSERLAEIMAGLNKVQLPEVLKLPKGSVQETFWQVTWVPDGFQAMELNRYRMAMTERLVESQMYSDGLFNFSVYVSASDNYSLKGQLVRQGRRTLHSVVKGENEISVVGDIPPATAQRIAQSVMFGVGGVKAQ; encoded by the coding sequence ATGAAGAAACTTTTGATCAGTGCGCTGACACTGTTCTGTGTAAATTCAACTACCGCCTTTGCAGAGGAAGAGTCTGCAGAGGCGTTGTTGTATCAGATGAATGAAGCCAGCCAACATCTCAATTACGAACTCTCATACATCTTGGTTAAGAAAAACAGCATTGAGCCCTTGTTGTATCGTCATGCTCGGCAAGATGATCAACAACTGGCGCATTTGGTGTACTTGAGCGGCCCCGTGCGTGAAGTGATCCGCCGTGGTGATGAAGTGAGTTACATCGAGCCGGGTGTTGAGCCTTTTACGATTGAATCGGGCAATATGGTGGCTCCAACCATCCCCATGTTGAACACGGATGTGGCGGAGTTGAGCCGCTACTATGACTTCGTGAAAGTCGGGCGCGCCCGAGAAGCGGGGGCAGCGTGCCAAGTATTGCGCGTGGTTCCGAAAGATGGTTTACGTTACTCGTATGTTGTCTGGGTCGATGAAAAAAGCCATTTGCCTTTAAGGGCGGATTTGCTGGATCGCGATGGCGAAGTGCTTGAGCAGTATCGCACCATTTCATTTTCGGTCAGCGAGCGTTTGGCCGAAATCATGGCAGGGCTAAACAAGGTGCAACTGCCTGAAGTCCTTAAGTTGCCAAAAGGCAGTGTGCAAGAGACCTTCTGGCAAGTCACTTGGGTACCGGATGGTTTTCAAGCCATGGAGCTGAATCGTTATCGTATGGCAATGACAGAGCGTTTGGTGGAAAGCCAGATGTATTCGGACGGCCTGTTTAATTTCTCAGTGTATGTCTCTGCCAGTGATAACTACTCACTCAAAGGGCAGTTGGTTCGACAAGGCCGCCGTACTTTGCACAGTGTCGTCAAAGGTGAGAATGAAATTTCGGTAGTGGGCGATATTCCTCCTGCGACTGCGCAACGTATCGCTCAATCGGTGATGTTTGGTGTCGGTGGAGTGAAAGCGCAATGA
- the pdxJ gene encoding pyridoxine 5'-phosphate synthase yields the protein MSSIYLGVNIDHVATLRNARGTQYPDPVHAAEIAERAGADGITIHLREDRRHITDRDVRLLRETLQTRMNLEMAVTDEMVEIALQTQPEYVCLVPEKREELTTEGGLDVLGQLERVKAATEKLTAAGIKVSLFIDADREQIDAAKACGAPFIELHTGHYSDAKSDVDQQNELKKIAAAAAYAHDLGITVNAGHGLTYHNVAAIAAIPEIYELNIGHAIIGRAVFDGLAKAVADMKAIMVAARR from the coding sequence ATGAGCTCAATTTATCTTGGTGTGAATATCGATCACGTGGCGACTTTGCGTAACGCACGCGGCACACAATATCCCGATCCAGTGCATGCAGCCGAAATTGCTGAACGTGCGGGCGCGGATGGCATCACCATCCATCTGCGTGAAGATCGTCGTCACATCACAGATCGCGATGTCCGTCTTTTGCGTGAAACGCTGCAAACGCGTATGAACCTTGAAATGGCGGTGACGGATGAGATGGTCGAGATTGCGCTGCAAACTCAGCCAGAATACGTCTGCTTGGTGCCGGAAAAACGTGAAGAGTTGACCACAGAAGGCGGTCTTGATGTGCTAGGTCAGTTGGAACGTGTCAAAGCGGCAACGGAAAAACTCACAGCGGCTGGCATTAAAGTTTCTCTGTTTATCGATGCCGATCGTGAGCAAATTGATGCGGCCAAAGCTTGTGGCGCACCTTTTATTGAGCTGCATACCGGGCACTACTCCGATGCGAAAAGCGATGTCGATCAGCAAAATGAGCTGAAGAAAATTGCAGCCGCAGCGGCTTACGCACACGACTTGGGCATTACGGTGAATGCGGGTCATGGCTTGACCTACCACAATGTCGCGGCGATTGCGGCCATTCCTGAAATTTACGAGCTGAACATCGGCCATGCGATCATTGGTCGCGCGGTTTTTGATGGTTTAGCGAAAGCCGTCGCCGATATGAAAGCCATCATGGTTGCTGCGCGTCGATAA